A DNA window from Cervus canadensis isolate Bull #8, Minnesota chromosome 30, ASM1932006v1, whole genome shotgun sequence contains the following coding sequences:
- the PALM2AKAP2 gene encoding A-kinase anchor protein 2 isoform X5, which yields MEIEVSVAECKSVPGITSTPHSMDHPSPFYSTPHNGLLADHHESLDNDVAREIRYLDEVLEANCCDSVVDGTYNGTSSPEPGAAILAGSPSPPAPAAVQPEATERAAGRQAPPHLELRQSDSDTMAEGRRANGHPPEQPRDVLGDSLQVPVSPSSSTSSRCSSRDGEMTLTTLKKEAKFELRAFHEDKKPSKLFEDDESEKEQYRVRKVRPSEEMLELEKERRELIRSQAVKKNPGIAAKWWNPPQEKTIEEQLDEEHLESHKKYKERKERRAQQEQLLMQHQQQPPPQLCTAPASSRDRPGVTDHPKEDIVTEQIDFSAARKQFQQMENSRQTAARGQSTPRLFSIKPFYKPLGSINSDKTLTISRPASVGAPPEDSSAAKGQKAHCAPESQSSGGGGQGSTAPQGKEGPYSEPSKRGPLSKLWAEDGEFTSARAVLTVVKDDDPGILDQFSRSVNVSLTQEELDSGLDELSVRSQDTTVLETLSNDFSMDNISDSGASNETTNALQENSLADFSLPQTPQTDNPSEGRGEGVSKSFSDQGFYSPLSTLGDSPSVDDPLEYQAGLLVQNAIQQAIAEQVDRAGSETTKGGAEQQGPQASQEKAGPRAPSSEKPQSMFEPPQVSSPVQEKRDVLPKILSTEDRALRERGPSQPLPAVQPSGPINMEETRQEGSYFSKYSEAAELRSTASLLATQESDVMVGPFKLRSRKQRTLSMIEEEIRAAQEREEELKRQRQVLQITQSPKAKNAPSLPSRTSCYKTAPGKIEKVKPPPSPTPEGPSLQPDLAPEEAAGSQRPKNLMQTLMEDYETHKSKRRERMDDSSVLEATRVNRRKSALALRWEAGIYANQEEEDNE from the exons ATGGAAATTGAGGTCTCTGTTGCAGAATGTAAGAGTGTTCCCGGAATCACCTCGACTCCACATTCCATGGACCACCCCTCCCCTTTCTACTCAACCCCCCACAATGGCCTCCTTGCTGATCACCACGAATCTCTGGATAATGACGTGGCCAGAGAGATCCGGTATCTAGACGAGGTGCTGGAGGCCAACTGCTGTGATTCTGTTGTGGACGGAACCTACAACGGCACATCCTCCCCGGAGCCTGGAGCAGCCATCTTGGCGGGAAGCCCAAGCCCGCCCGCCCCCGCGGCTGTCCAGCCGGAAGCCACCGAGAGGGCAGCTGGCAGACAGGCTCCTCCCCACCTTGAGCTCCGTCAAAGCGACTCTGACACCATGGCCGAGGGCAGAAGAGCCAACGGCCACCCCCCTGAGCAGCCCCGAGACGTACTGGGGGACAGCCTGCAGGTGCCCGTGAGCCCCAGCTCCTCCACCAGCTCGCGGTGCTCCTCCCGGGACGGGGAGATGACGCTCACCACGCTCAAGAAGGAAGCCAAGTTCGAGCTGCGTGCCTTCCATGAGGACAAGAAGCCCTCCAAGCTCTTCGAGGACGACGAGAGTGAGAAAGAACAGTACCGCGTCAGGAAAGTGAGGCCTTCGGAAGAGATGCTGGAGCTGGAAAAGGAGAGGCGGGAACTCATCCGGAGTCAGGCCGTGAAGAAGAACCCCGGCATTGCCGCAAAATGGTGGAACCCTCCTCAGGAGAAGACCATCGAGGAGCAACTGGATGAGGAACATCTGGAGTCTCACAAAAAGTACAAGGAGCGCAAGGAGAGGAGGGCGCAGCAGGAGCAACTGCTGATGCAACATCAGCAGCAGCCCCCGCCGCAGCTCTGCACGGCCCCCGCCTCCTCACGGGACCGGCCCGGTGTGACCGACCACCCGAAGGAGGACATCGTCACGGAGCAGATAGACTTCTCCGCGGCGCGCAAACAGTTCCAGCAGATGGAGAATTCCAGGCAGACCGCGGCCAGGGGCCAGAGTACACCCAGGCTCTTCTCCATCAAGCCCTTCTACAAACCTCTGGGGTCCATCAACTCAGATAAGACACTGACCATCTCCAGACCAGCTTCTGTCGGGGCACCTCCGGAAGACTCCTCAGCAGCCAAGGGGCAGAAAGCCCACTGTGCCCCAGAGAGTCAGTCTTCTGGAGGAGGGGGCCAGGGCAGCACAGCTCCCCAGGGAAAGGAAGGGCCGTACAGTGAGCCCTCCAAACGCGGGCCCTTATCCAAACTGTGGGCAGAGGATGGTGAGTTCACGAGTGCTCGGGCCGTCCTCACCGTGGTCAAGGACGACGACCCTGGGATCTTGGATCAGTTTTCAAGGTCAGTCAATGTctctttgactcaagaggaactGGACTCTGGTTTGGACGAGCTGTCGGTGAGATCCCAGGATACCACCGTCCTGGAGACCCTGTCCAATGACTTCAGCATGGACAACATCAGTGACAGTGGGGCCTCCAATGAGACAACCAATGCCCTGCAGGAGAATTCACTGGCCGATTTTTCTCTGCCCCAGACTCCCCAGACTGACAACCCCTCAGAGGGCCGAGGAGAAGGGGTCTCCAAGTCATTCAGTGATCAGGGTTTCTATTCCCCTTTGTCCACACTGGGAGACTCTCCGTCGGTTGATGACCCCTTGGAATATCAGGCTGGTCTCCTGGTGCAGAATGCCATTCAACAAGCCATCGCCGAGCAAGTGGACAGAGCTGGGTCTGAAACCACCAAGGGCGGAGCAGAACAACAGGGACCTCAAGCAAGTCAAGAGAAAGCTGGCCCTAGGGCTCCCAGCTCAGAGAAGCCTCAGAGCATGTTTGAACCACCTCAGGTGTCCTCCCCTGTTCAAGAGAAAAGGGATGTATTGCCAAAGATTCTGTCTACTgaagacagggcactcagggaaAGGGGGCCCTCCCAGCCACTGCCGGCGGTACAGCCCAGTGGCCCAATAAACATGGAGGAGACCAGACAGGAAGGGAGCTACTTCAGCAAGTACTCGGAAGCGGCTGAGTTAAGAAGCACAGCCTCGCTCCTGGCCACTCAAGAGTCTGATGTAATGGTTGGGCCCTTCAAGCTGAGGTCCAGGAAGCAGCGGACTTTGTCCATGATTGAAGAAGAAATCCGAGCAGCccaggaaagggaagaggagctGAAGCGGCAGAGACAAGTCTTGCAGATTACCCAGAGCCCCAAGGCAAAGAACGCCCCATCACTGCCCTCCCGAACGTCGTGCTACAAAACAGCTCCAG GGAAAATAGAGAAAGTCAAACCTCCTCCATCCCCCACACCTGAAGGTCCCAGCTTGCAGCCTGACTTAGCCCCCGAAGAGGCTGCCGGATCGCAGCGGCCCAAGAATCTGATGCAGACCCTCATGGAAGACTATGAGACACACAAATCTAAAAGGCGCGAGAGAATGGATGATAGTAGT